One window of the Microvirga mediterraneensis genome contains the following:
- a CDS encoding AraC family transcriptional regulator: MDDTPDQDAEAAPHIDFIIDQTWRSTKLEELENALNVFVSPQRLTPASRDRSAGGMFGYRGHFDLGIFRLHVESDVEIDQSPEEADDRMAFVVSPSQPSQLEINRESFTISQRQGVIFSSGPQRMLTIPKDAEHRVLITSRHKVAECCAKLLGYEIPGFLDFDTGVDLEAPTGHSWLRLLEYVETELSDPEALIRHSPIAWRQFEQSLLTGLLLSQRHTYTDALLRPQSAAAPFYVKRAEAYIEAHYSEPLSLADIANYAGVSARSLQNGFQNFRGMTPMAFLRSVRLQHVNRALLAADPAVGTVTEIALACGFGHLGEFGALYKRTFGETPKQTLSKAMYR, translated from the coding sequence ATGGACGATACGCCGGATCAGGACGCCGAAGCGGCGCCTCACATCGATTTCATCATCGACCAGACTTGGCGCTCGACCAAGCTTGAAGAGTTGGAGAACGCCCTCAATGTCTTCGTGTCGCCCCAGCGTCTTACGCCGGCATCTCGCGACAGGTCGGCGGGTGGAATGTTCGGGTATCGAGGACATTTCGATCTTGGCATCTTCCGGCTCCACGTCGAAAGCGACGTCGAGATAGACCAATCCCCGGAGGAAGCTGACGATCGGATGGCTTTCGTGGTCAGCCCGAGCCAACCCAGCCAGCTTGAGATCAATCGAGAATCTTTCACGATCTCACAACGCCAGGGCGTCATCTTCTCCTCCGGACCCCAGCGGATGCTCACGATTCCGAAGGATGCGGAGCATCGCGTGCTCATCACGAGCCGGCACAAGGTTGCGGAATGCTGCGCCAAACTTCTTGGCTATGAAATTCCGGGCTTTCTCGACTTCGATACCGGGGTCGATCTGGAGGCCCCGACCGGACATAGCTGGCTGAGGCTTTTGGAATATGTGGAGACGGAGTTATCCGACCCGGAGGCTCTTATCAGGCACTCGCCCATAGCTTGGCGGCAATTCGAGCAATCCCTGCTCACCGGGCTTCTTCTGTCCCAACGCCACACCTACACCGATGCGCTTCTGCGGCCCCAATCCGCGGCCGCGCCCTTTTATGTAAAGCGCGCCGAAGCCTATATCGAAGCGCATTATTCCGAGCCGTTATCGCTTGCGGATATCGCCAATTATGCGGGAGTGAGTGCCAGGAGCCTGCAGAATGGCTTCCAGAACTTCCGTGGCATGACTCCCATGGCCTTTCTTCGGTCCGTTCGCCTGCAGCACGTGAACAGGGCATTGCTCGCGGCGGATCCGGCTGTCGGCACCGTAACGGAGATTGCGCTCGCTTGCGGCTTTGGCCATTTGGGTGAGTTCGGCGCTCTCTACAAGCGCACGTTCGGCGAAACCCCAAAGCAGACCCTGTCAAAAGCCATGTATCGCTGA
- a CDS encoding cadherin domain-containing protein, with translation MAIFYNLAMEAVNGTSTDPTNSAALNFNENSDVGLIVAKITGFDPQEDLSKVILTPDTANGAPGDDFGRYGIRWDAGFNSWVVYLKRPNGDTTTPASTLWNFEDKNGPTNVWTNTIQFSVGFQTGYTPKADYGLAFTFNIQNVNEAVSAVNFGAQSTITGGTTGAGATVVKATWVDPDLLTAFKNNKYAFLVGGNLLTVDGKFTINETTGQITTNQAITSTDGTSKDLIVVAYDVGNNTLQKQQSYQVAITQAAPTPPTIAAATTTVSGESTGTVYPTPFNGALSVSYGNDLDPLTVEVSFAAANGAFQGQVAGGDATTKIYSFTGTKSQVNAWLAGLQFNPTDSYSGAGQNTTFTVQVKPQGAGAWSASSTAITVAADINNNAAFTAGAGDQAVSVGATITPFAAIALTDAENDDVTLTVTFAAGGGTWGGLTSGGGVTVVNNAGTGSITFTGKALAVSNFLDNVTFTPTAAGTKTFSYTVVDQHTGTGQHTAVAGAPSTVTATAPNQAPTDPTAAATINERSGDGTPVLVMDDFDDDGQAISYTFAVAQDAAHKISLDGKFRIENNKIVVNAPNGTTLSEVAQDTTLPNYAIIADDGSGAPNGTVTGNVSITVKNVPLLSIAAITTGPVVEGDAGFVDYVFRVTRDSTGSTSTATWTVSGTGIDANDFQDLTGIVSFSGTDIFQNITLKVRADRVAELAETFTVTLGNLQGAAINPGQGSATGSITDDDNAPSFAIRAGQETHSGDVGTAIAGILSGVDIDDLDGDDLTLTVSFQNVKGELAGMVPGGGVQVTDNGTDGNGVRKFTLMGSATAIETFLAAVTFTAAAAGQTDFSFTVTDTFNPIKTFTNAVNVVGTVPDNPPPPTPSGTHTVHEGKTNGFVVKTLPLKDGAVDIGYTFENPMNDTGGKVSEDGRFEIVGNEIRVRGGVDWVPLTADYTRTYRITATDGVTPVTGGVTITVKNNVGPTIAPITASGSGQAGANGTIVVSENAGAVEIGTVTASDPDANLDGRTLSYSLADTHNGLFTIDATGKIKIANADRLQVGADTPYQLTVRVSDGSIDDVATQTITVVVKDAPVNPPNNAPTGLSLSNASVLEYTLPGAEIGTLSAADANGDVLTYTLLDNAGGRFAISSGNKLVLAGPGVNFEEAASHQIKVRVADGHGGVQDQVFTINVGDQLTLNKRGTKKADKMNGSALDDILKGGTGTAKDIIKGLAGDDQLFGENGDDSLLGGDGIDSLFGGKGNDTLKGEAGKDLLKGEAGNDKMYGGIGNDALFGGKGNDLLKGDADDDVLNGEEGHDKLYGGAGNDTFVFNKKTSKAANFDQIYDFKSGQDKLFLDNAVFKKLGTTGTFDVPAKLDVTMFKANKATDKNDYLVYKGGVLYYDADGSGKGAAVEIVKVKGLKVTDIWVI, from the coding sequence ATGGCGATCTTTTACAATCTCGCAATGGAAGCGGTTAACGGAACAAGCACCGATCCGACCAATTCTGCGGCCCTCAACTTCAACGAGAATTCAGATGTTGGGCTGATTGTCGCAAAGATTACCGGCTTCGATCCTCAGGAGGATCTTTCGAAAGTCATTCTTACTCCAGATACCGCGAATGGCGCACCTGGAGATGACTTTGGGCGCTATGGAATCAGATGGGATGCCGGTTTCAACAGCTGGGTTGTCTATTTGAAGCGTCCTAATGGAGACACGACGACGCCTGCTTCCACATTGTGGAACTTCGAGGACAAGAACGGTCCGACGAATGTTTGGACGAACACCATCCAGTTCTCCGTGGGCTTTCAGACGGGCTACACACCAAAGGCAGATTACGGTCTTGCCTTCACGTTCAACATCCAGAATGTGAATGAGGCAGTCAGTGCAGTCAATTTCGGAGCTCAGTCGACGATTACGGGAGGTACGACGGGTGCCGGTGCAACCGTCGTCAAGGCAACCTGGGTTGATCCTGATCTTCTTACGGCATTCAAAAACAATAAATATGCGTTCCTGGTGGGTGGCAACCTGCTGACCGTGGACGGCAAGTTCACGATCAATGAGACGACTGGCCAGATCACGACGAACCAAGCAATCACATCGACGGATGGAACGTCAAAGGATTTGATCGTCGTTGCCTACGATGTCGGCAATAACACCCTTCAAAAGCAACAGAGCTATCAGGTTGCGATCACGCAGGCGGCACCGACACCTCCGACGATTGCGGCGGCGACGACGACGGTGAGCGGGGAGTCGACGGGCACGGTCTACCCGACGCCGTTCAACGGCGCCCTGTCGGTGAGCTACGGCAACGACCTGGACCCGCTGACGGTGGAGGTGTCGTTCGCGGCGGCGAACGGCGCGTTCCAGGGCCAGGTGGCCGGGGGCGACGCGACCACCAAGATCTACAGCTTCACGGGCACGAAGAGCCAGGTGAACGCCTGGCTGGCGGGGCTGCAGTTCAACCCGACGGACAGCTATAGCGGCGCGGGCCAGAACACCACCTTCACCGTGCAGGTGAAGCCGCAGGGCGCGGGCGCGTGGTCGGCCAGCAGCACGGCGATCACGGTGGCGGCGGACATCAACAACAACGCGGCGTTCACCGCGGGGGCGGGGGACCAAGCGGTGTCGGTCGGGGCGACGATCACCCCGTTCGCCGCCATCGCGTTGACCGACGCGGAGAACGACGACGTCACCCTGACGGTGACGTTCGCGGCCGGCGGCGGCACCTGGGGCGGGCTGACGAGCGGCGGCGGCGTGACGGTGGTGAACAACGCCGGCACCGGCTCGATCACGTTCACCGGCAAGGCCTTGGCCGTGTCGAACTTCCTCGACAACGTGACCTTCACGCCGACGGCGGCGGGCACGAAGACGTTCTCGTACACGGTGGTCGACCAGCACACCGGCACCGGCCAGCACACGGCCGTGGCCGGAGCCCCCTCCACCGTCACGGCGACGGCGCCGAACCAGGCCCCAACCGATCCGACAGCTGCAGCGACCATCAATGAGCGTTCCGGCGACGGTACGCCCGTGCTCGTCATGGACGATTTCGATGACGACGGACAGGCAATTTCCTACACCTTCGCTGTCGCGCAGGATGCTGCCCACAAGATCAGCCTGGATGGGAAGTTCCGGATCGAAAACAACAAGATCGTTGTCAACGCACCCAACGGAACAACGCTCTCCGAAGTGGCGCAGGATACGACCCTGCCGAACTATGCCATCATCGCCGATGACGGCTCGGGTGCACCGAACGGCACCGTCACGGGCAATGTGTCCATCACCGTGAAGAACGTGCCGCTCCTGTCGATCGCCGCCATCACGACCGGACCGGTGGTCGAGGGTGATGCCGGCTTCGTGGATTACGTGTTCCGCGTCACGCGGGATTCGACGGGAAGCACGTCAACGGCTACCTGGACCGTGAGTGGCACCGGGATCGATGCCAACGATTTCCAGGACCTGACTGGTATCGTCAGCTTCTCGGGGACCGATATCTTCCAGAATATTACCTTGAAGGTGAGAGCCGACCGGGTTGCAGAACTCGCCGAGACCTTCACTGTCACGCTGGGCAATTTGCAAGGTGCGGCTATCAATCCCGGCCAAGGCAGCGCGACGGGCTCGATCACCGACGACGACAATGCTCCGAGCTTCGCGATCCGCGCCGGACAGGAAACTCATAGCGGCGACGTCGGAACCGCTATCGCCGGCATTTTGTCGGGTGTCGACATCGACGATCTCGACGGTGACGATCTCACCCTGACCGTATCGTTCCAGAACGTGAAGGGTGAGCTTGCCGGGATGGTGCCTGGCGGTGGCGTGCAGGTTACCGATAACGGTACGGATGGGAACGGCGTTCGGAAGTTCACACTGATGGGCTCTGCGACTGCCATCGAAACCTTCCTTGCCGCAGTCACCTTCACGGCGGCTGCCGCAGGGCAGACAGACTTCTCGTTCACCGTGACGGACACCTTCAACCCGATTAAGACCTTCACCAACGCGGTGAATGTCGTCGGTACGGTGCCGGACAATCCGCCTCCGCCAACCCCGTCGGGCACCCACACGGTGCATGAGGGCAAGACCAACGGCTTCGTTGTCAAGACGCTTCCGCTTAAAGACGGTGCCGTCGATATTGGATATACGTTCGAAAATCCAATGAATGATACCGGAGGAAAGGTCAGCGAGGACGGACGGTTCGAGATTGTCGGCAATGAAATCCGTGTGCGCGGCGGTGTGGACTGGGTTCCTCTCACAGCAGACTACACGCGAACCTACCGGATCACGGCCACCGATGGCGTCACTCCCGTCACCGGCGGCGTGACGATCACCGTGAAGAACAATGTCGGCCCGACGATTGCCCCGATCACCGCATCCGGCAGCGGTCAGGCTGGTGCGAACGGAACGATCGTCGTCAGCGAGAATGCTGGCGCCGTCGAGATCGGCACGGTGACGGCGTCCGACCCGGATGCCAACCTTGATGGACGTACTCTGTCCTACTCGTTGGCTGATACGCATAACGGCCTGTTCACGATCGACGCCACCGGCAAGATCAAGATCGCCAATGCTGACCGGTTGCAGGTCGGCGCGGACACGCCGTACCAGCTAACGGTCCGGGTATCGGACGGCAGCATTGACGACGTGGCGACACAAACCATCACCGTCGTTGTGAAGGATGCGCCGGTCAACCCACCCAACAACGCCCCGACGGGCCTGTCGCTGAGCAATGCTTCCGTCCTGGAGTACACCCTGCCGGGTGCGGAAATCGGCACGCTTTCGGCTGCCGATGCGAATGGTGATGTTCTCACCTACACGCTCCTCGACAATGCGGGTGGCCGTTTCGCCATCTCCTCTGGCAACAAGCTCGTGCTGGCCGGACCGGGCGTCAATTTCGAAGAGGCTGCGTCTCACCAGATCAAGGTGAGGGTCGCCGATGGTCACGGGGGTGTGCAGGATCAGGTCTTCACCATCAATGTCGGTGACCAGCTCACCTTGAACAAGCGCGGCACGAAGAAGGCCGACAAGATGAACGGCTCCGCCCTGGACGACATCCTCAAGGGCGGCACCGGCACGGCGAAGGACATCATCAAGGGATTGGCCGGTGACGACCAGCTCTTTGGCGAGAACGGTGACGATTCTCTCCTGGGTGGCGATGGCATCGACAGTCTGTTCGGCGGCAAAGGCAACGACACCTTGAAGGGCGAAGCCGGCAAGGATCTCCTGAAGGGCGAGGCCGGCAACGATAAGATGTACGGGGGCATCGGCAACGACGCCCTCTTCGGCGGCAAAGGCAACGACCTTCTCAAGGGCGACGCCGATGACGACGTCCTCAACGGTGAGGAAGGTCACGACAAGCTTTATGGTGGTGCCGGCAACGACACCTTCGTCTTCAACAAAAAGACCAGCAAAGCGGCGAACTTCGATCAGATCTATGACTTCAAGTCGGGTCAGGACAAGCTCTTCCTTGATAACGCTGTGTTCAAGAAGCTCGGAACGACGGGTACATTCGATGTGCCCGCAAAGCTCGACGTCACGATGTTCAAGGCCAACAAGGCCACGGACAAGAACGACTACCTGGTCTACAAGGGCGGCGTGCTCTACTACGATGCCGACGGTTCCGGCAAAGGCGCCGCAGTCGAGATCGTGAAGGTCAAAGGGCTGAAGGTCACGGATATCTGGGTTATCTGA
- a CDS encoding tetratricopeptide repeat protein: MYSWKETMPKDRDCIELPRMPFSALITCWGLGLSLRKFKHSSPHTVRFHLIRGRVLLSLGQYDQAIDDFRSALRLDWRHEQAAYWLNKATRAIPHADGTRSLS; encoded by the coding sequence ATGTACTCTTGGAAAGAAACGATGCCTAAAGATCGGGACTGCATTGAACTGCCAAGAATGCCATTTTCAGCCCTCATCACATGTTGGGGCTTAGGGCTATCCTTGCGGAAATTTAAGCATTCCTCCCCCCATACGGTACGGTTCCACCTGATCCGTGGCCGCGTTCTCCTCAGCCTCGGCCAGTATGATCAGGCCATCGACGATTTCAGAAGTGCATTGCGCTTGGACTGGCGGCACGAACAAGCGGCTTACTGGCTCAACAAGGCGACCCGCGCCATCCCACATGCGGATGGGACGCGATCTCTGTCCTGA
- a CDS encoding GAF domain-containing protein, whose translation MLDAAVLVDAISRQSDASKIVDTVLDGLRERFGYRNILLLLLDGSRGVLITRGSRGYERTGSTSEVRLGDGLIGVVATDGRLIHADGMDDETQPAGGGRGETVEGTVPGPLSRIGVPMIVQGKVTGVLFAESRERFAFGADDQAVMTIIACQIGASLALAEAPAAEEHASKTHKSFDSPEERVFRVSHHTLDDSIFIDNEYLIKGVAGRLLMFMLDVHQREGRVGFTNRELRLSATMRLPEVKDNLDTRLLLLRRRLEEKGAPVRLARVGRGRILLQPHGVPLLDRVEI comes from the coding sequence TTGTTGGATGCCGCCGTTCTCGTGGATGCGATCTCCCGGCAGAGCGATGCGAGCAAGATCGTCGATACCGTCCTCGATGGCCTTCGCGAACGTTTCGGATACAGGAATATCCTGCTGCTGCTTCTCGATGGATCGCGCGGAGTTCTGATCACGCGCGGAAGTCGCGGCTACGAGCGGACGGGCAGTACATCGGAGGTGCGCCTCGGTGACGGTCTCATCGGCGTGGTTGCGACTGATGGGCGTCTCATCCATGCGGATGGCATGGACGACGAGACGCAGCCGGCCGGCGGGGGCCGCGGGGAGACCGTGGAAGGGACGGTGCCGGGCCCGCTGAGCCGGATCGGCGTTCCGATGATCGTGCAAGGAAAAGTCACAGGCGTGCTGTTCGCCGAAAGCCGGGAGCGGTTCGCTTTTGGTGCCGACGATCAGGCGGTCATGACGATCATCGCATGCCAGATCGGAGCCTCCCTCGCTCTCGCGGAGGCTCCGGCGGCAGAGGAGCATGCTTCCAAGACCCACAAATCTTTCGATTCACCGGAAGAGCGCGTGTTCCGCGTGTCGCATCACACGCTGGACGACAGCATCTTCATCGACAACGAATACCTCATCAAGGGTGTCGCGGGCCGGTTGCTGATGTTCATGCTCGATGTGCATCAGCGCGAAGGACGGGTCGGGTTCACAAACCGGGAGCTTCGGCTCTCGGCCACTATGCGGTTGCCCGAGGTCAAGGACAATCTCGATACGCGATTGCTTCTTCTCCGGCGCCGCCTGGAAGAGAAGGGGGCACCGGTCCGGCTCGCCCGAGTCGGACGCGGGAGGATTCTGCTCCAACCCCATGGTGTCCCGCTCCTCGACCGCGTGGAGATCTAG
- a CDS encoding alpha/beta hydrolase: MPQSVTVGQDARPIAVLFREGKGPPVVWLGGFKSDMRATKATALDDWAKENGRAFLRFDYSGHGESGGDFEDGTISRWLEDALSVIERFVTERPIFVGSSMGGWISLLAARHLMETRPEIAPAGMVLIAPAVDMTERLMWDRFPEALRKGVQETGVYHRPSAYSDDPYPITWKLIEDGRRHLILDRPIQTGCPVHILQGMEDPDVPWDHALRLVEHLPGDSVSLTLIKDGDHRLSRPEDIERLMMAVAGMP; this comes from the coding sequence ATGCCGCAAAGCGTCACGGTAGGCCAGGATGCCCGCCCCATCGCGGTTTTATTCCGGGAGGGCAAAGGCCCTCCCGTCGTCTGGCTCGGCGGATTCAAATCCGACATGCGCGCCACCAAGGCGACAGCCCTCGACGACTGGGCGAAGGAGAACGGCCGCGCCTTCCTGCGGTTCGATTATAGCGGGCACGGCGAATCGGGGGGAGACTTCGAGGACGGGACCATCTCCCGCTGGCTCGAGGATGCGCTGTCCGTCATCGAGCGATTCGTGACCGAACGTCCCATCTTCGTCGGCTCGTCCATGGGCGGGTGGATCAGCCTGCTGGCGGCCCGCCACCTCATGGAGACGCGGCCCGAGATCGCCCCAGCGGGCATGGTCCTCATCGCCCCGGCGGTCGACATGACGGAGCGGCTCATGTGGGACCGCTTCCCCGAGGCTCTTCGGAAGGGCGTGCAGGAAACCGGGGTCTATCACAGGCCTTCCGCCTATTCGGACGACCCCTATCCGATCACCTGGAAGCTGATCGAGGACGGGCGCCGCCACCTCATCCTCGACCGCCCGATCCAGACCGGCTGCCCGGTTCATATCCTGCAGGGCATGGAGGATCCCGACGTCCCGTGGGACCATGCTCTGCGCCTCGTCGAGCACCTGCCGGGGGACAGCGTGTCGCTGACCCTGATCAAGGACGGTGACCACCGGCTGTCACGACCGGAAGACATCGAACGGCTGATGATGGCCGTTGCCGGAATGCCCTAA